The proteins below are encoded in one region of Rhododendron vialii isolate Sample 1 chromosome 7a, ASM3025357v1:
- the LOC131332093 gene encoding putative glycerol-3-phosphate transporter 4: MSRGFDTMRGTPPGISLIRSIRGRDWSLSMYRYMILLITFIAYACYHASRKPSSIVKSVLDPDPKKSHHVVHHPWPMGQVFVKRTIDGSREEGWAPFNGTDGTSKLGEIDVAFLSCYSLGMYLAGHLGDTLDLRLFLTTGMVGSGIFVGLFGMGYFWKIHVFWFYLAMQMVAGLFQATGWPSVVAVIGNWFGKRKRGLIMGVWNAHTSIGNISGSLLAASVLDYGWGWSFILPGSFIFLGGIMVYLFLAAYPEDVGFLNPRDVGDNAGTMHNDEEAQVRKGDLVEAEKSTIVRFGSGYRKGVGLLEAFQIPGVIPFALCLFFSKLVAYTFLYWLPFYLSQTAIGGEYVSVKSAGNLSTLFDVGGIVGGILAGYISDKLKARATTAASFMYAAIPSIILYRTYGNVSQTMNIVLMMIAGLFVNGPYALITTAVSADLGTHSSVRGDARALATVTAIIDGTGSVGASLGPLLTGFLTTKGWDAVFVMLMICALIAGLLLTRLVITELMERNCNRKSTATSQHNPRAPASEPLLSDQR; this comes from the exons ATGTCTCGGGGTTTTGATACAATGCGGGGGACTCCACCTGGAATCTCTTTAATAAGAAGCATTAGAGGCAGGGACTGGAGCTTATCAATGTACAGATACATGATTTTGTTAATCACCTTCATAGCGTACGCTTGCTACCACGCTTCTAGAAAACCAAGTAGCATAGTCAAGAGCGTTCTGGACCCGGACCCTAAAAAGTCCCATCATGTGGTACACCACCCTTGGCCAATGGGTCAAGTCTTCGTCAAGAGAACGATCGATGGTTCAAGAGAGGAAGGGTGGGCCCCGTTCAACGGAACGGACGGGACCTCGAAGCTGGGAGAGATCGACGTCGCGTTCCTCTCCTGTTATTCCCTTGGAATGTACCTTGCCGGGCACTTAGGGGACACGTTGGACCTCCGGTTGTTCTTGACGACCGGGATGGTTGGGAGTGGAATATTCGTTGGGCTCTTCGGGATGGGTTACTTTTGGAAGATACATGTGTTCTGGTTTTACTTGGCCATGCAGATGGTGGCCGGGTTGTTCCAGGCCACCGGTTGGCCTTCTGTTGTCGCTGTCATAGGTAACTGGTTCGGCAAGAGGAAGAGGGGATTGATAATGGGCGTTTGGAACGCTCATACGTCCATTGGAAACATTAGCGGGTCGCTCCTCGCTGCTAGTGTGCTGGATTATGGATGGGGATGGTCTTTTATACTTCCGGGCAGTTTTATCTTTCTTGGAGGGATAATGGTGTACCTGTTCTTGGCTGCTTATCCTGAGGATGTCGGGTTTCTTAACCCACGCGATGTTGGTGATAATGCGGGGACAATGCACAACGATGAAGAAGCTCAAGTACGGAAAGGAGACTTGGTGGAAGCTGAGAAGAGCACCATCGTGCGGTTTGGATCAGGGTATAGGAAAGGTGTAGGGCTTCTTGAAGCTTTCCAAATACCAGGAgtcataccatttgcattgtgCCTATTCTTCTCAAAGCTCGTGGCATACACGTTTTTGTATTGGTTACCATTTTATCTTAGTCAGACAG CTATTGGTGGAGAGTATGTGTCAGTAAAATCTGCAGGAAATCTTTCTACTCTGTTTGATGTGGGCGGTATTGTTGGTGGAATTTTGGCTGGCTACATATCTGATAAACTTAAAGCTCGAGCCACTACTGCTGCCAGCTTCATGTATGCTGCAATTCCTTCAATAATCCTGTATCGTACATATGGGAACGTATCACAGACCATGAATATTGTACTTATGATGATTGCTGGTTTGTTCGTTAACGGACCCTATGCCCTTATCACCACCGCAGTCTCTGCTGATCTCGGTACACATAGCTCTGTCAGAGGAGATGCTCGAGCGCTGGCGACAGTCACTGCCATAATTGATGGCACTGGATCTGTTGGTGCATCTCTGGGCCCACTTCTTACTGGTTTCCTTACTACCAAGGGATGGGATGCTGTTTTTGTTATGCTGATGATTTGTGCTCTTATTGCTGGTCTTCTGTTAACCCGTTTGGTGATAACTGAACTTATGGAGAGAAATTGCAATCGGAAATCTACAGCCACTAGCCAGCACAATCCTAGAG CTCCTGCATCAGAACCCCTTCTAAGTGATCAAAGGTGA